The Nicotiana tabacum cultivar K326 chromosome 1, ASM71507v2, whole genome shotgun sequence genome segment CGGGTTCGATAGAACCCAATAACTTTGGACCAAAccttatatttgtattaaaaaatttattaaatatgtataaatagtGTATCTAAAACTCAGTAAGTAAAAAGAATTATAGTGCAGAACCCATAAATTAAAAATTCTTGATTCGCCTCTGATACACGTATACTAAAATCAATATGGTGAGAAAATTGGTACATGTTACGTGGAAGGAAATAAAATACTCCATTATCTCTTCATTTTTTCCCATTGAGGACATATTTATGTATTAAAGTTTGAAATGAATGTCCACATAATAATGGGCCATTATATATGCATAGGTCTCTGCATACCTCAACCATAGACCTAAAATTACGACCTAACACAAAGCTACTTGGTGCGCCATGTGACTAACTTAAATGACGTGGATTGGAAAAACTCAATCCTCCAATTGTGtacttaaaagaagaaaaaagacggTGGACAGGGAAAAGATATGACAGAAAAATTGTGAAGGATATATAGTCAAGGGAGTAGGGACTATGATAAATAAGTTTCTAGATTTTGGAACTTTGATTAGTGTAATCTCATTAGAAGGAGCACGCAccaaataaatttatttcttaGCCTTAATGATTCTTAGCTCAATATGGAGCCGCTGAATATAGTTGCACTACGAGTATCATAGCTTAATTCTTGTGTGGTCCAAAATTATGCATACAGTTGGTAATTGGTATGTTCATTTCCATGATTCTAAATTGACATACAATTAGAtatctctataacaacatctttATATAAGAACCATTCACTAtgtataaaagtcaagttttttcAGAaccgatttttatgttatgttataatatatgtccttTATAACATCACCTCACTATAACAGccaaaaaatatcgaaacaaatatggctgttatagagagatttgactgcataacaaaatcaaccatttcaGAAGCCCCGGTAGTAAGTTATTTCGACATGTTAAATGACTTTTTTACAATATGAATTGCCATGTATGCAAATTCAACTAATTAAACGTGAAACATTGCTAGGAATATGGTCACTATATTTGCTTAGGCAAATTCAAACACGTATTCTAGTTGCTTTTGTTTCGCTATCTATATGTTGGAAAATAGAGAGACCATTTTTTGACCTCATATAAATGCATTTAAATACAATAATAAAGTCATAGTTAATTGAGGTAGTTTGGACAATAAAACCTAATCAAAGTATAGAGGAGACAGGGCATAAAGTGGAACAAAGCAAGAAGTAAATGTGGGTAGGAAAATGTTTGCAAAACACACCTGTTTCTGGTAATAAGTTTGGTGAGAAACTCCCACAGACGATGATTTTTGCAGATGACAAGGCAAATGGTTCTGCTTACGTGTTCATACCAACATGCTATAGACGAACCAAAGGCAATCGGTGGCCATACTCGCCTTGGCGCTACTCTTCTCATCATATATTGCGTAGCTTGTTCTCCCTTTGGTGCTGGAAAATATGGCTGTCATTTTTGTCATAATAAATGTCATcacaaggaaaaataaaataaagtagttAACCTAAATAATCACTAATTCAATCACTTGAACCAAAAATAGTAATATATGTATAATAAGTGTACTATCTAAGTATACTGATTAGGAAAAGTAAACAGTAAATATGTCCGActatttgtataaagatcccATCGTTTTTCTAATAATTAATTGGTCACATGTTGAAAACAGGTAGCTGCTTACCGGTGCAATTAAAGTGAGGGATTTGACTGAGCCAGGATACTTTACAGCTAATGCTAGAGCCAAAATACACCCCAAGGAATGTGCCACAATGTGGAAAGATTTCACTTTGTATGGCTCTAAAACTGATTTCTCAATCATGTCTAGATGTTCTCTTATGGTGTAAAGTGAATCATTTGGCTTTGGACTTCTTCCAAATCCTAGCAAATCCACTGCAAATAACCTATACTTTGATTTTGCTGCCTTTGAAAAGTTTGGAAATAGTGTCTCTGTCCAAAATGCCGATGATGATATGAACCCATGAATGAAGATTACATCCTCTTGCACGTTCTCTGATTATATTCAAAAGGTGTTAATTAaaccaaacaaaacaaaaacatgaataaaaattaagaaatagAAGCTGTAAACTTATTTTGGTATACCTTTGGAACCATCAACTCGGACAAAAAGTGAATCTTTGCTAGAAGATGACCAAGAATTACAAGTTTTACAATCACAATCCGACCATCTAGGATTAAGATCATGAGATTTCTGCCCACCAATTTTGCCTTGAAGCATTTCCACAATGGTGGAATTAACAGTGAAAGTTGAACGTACACTTCCATTTTTCAACCTCTCACAAGACTGTTGTATAACAGCAGCATTGTCCAATTTACGTCGCTTTAGCTCATTCACTGTAGATTTCGACACTTCGGATACTAACGAAGGCCGAGTGTAAAGAGTGTCTGAAATTTCTTCAAGATGCAGCTTGCTAGAAGAAGTCAGGCACACAATCTTTGATTCTCCTTGTTCAGACACCAAGATTGTACCACTGCTCGTTATAGCTTCTTTTGTTGAAGAACAATAACAAGGCTTCCACTCTGcttcaataatgaaatcaatgactTTGTATGTGTAACAGAGAAGGAAATCAAGAATGTCGAGAACAGTGAAAACAAGGAAACTGATGGCTTCATTTAACACTTTCCCTGCTAGTATAAGGCTTGATCTAGCATTTTCTTTAAACGCGGCCATGAGTTTAATTTTAAGATTGTCGTTAGCCTGTGTTTTTACAATGGCGAGGCACCCAAAGTGCCAATGCCACTAAAATCTTGAGCTTGTTCTCCTTTGTTCTTGGATTTTGATTATTTCCAAATGGCTATGgctaatgaaaaagaaaaagaccaaTGAGATTGAGTTTTTGACTAGAGGATTATTTGAGGAAAGCGTGTGAGAATggcttcttttttttctcaaaatttggTGGGAGAGAATAGGAAGATAGATAAATAAAGAGGCTGAGGATCTAGACACGTAATTACTGGTAACAGATCAATGAATTCATTGTTACATTAAAAACATTGCCCCCCGAGACTctgaaaataagaagaaaagttGGGTGGTGGTTGAACCTCTTAgtaaacttttattatttttcttcaacCCTTGTTTTACTCCATAGAATTTGGCTTCCTATTTATAGCTAAAAAATTGTTGAAACCCCAAAATTTTGGCTAAGTGAACGTACACCACCGATTGAAAAATGCAACCACTAAATCTGCATATATAACCACCTCTTCGAATCAAACAATTAAAAAAGAAACAGGATTTATTCTTCTCTAATGTAAGTATACCTAAAAATATGTAATATTTGGAAAATATCTGTTGTTGGAATTTTGTTAGTTAGATTGAAGTAAATTGATTCTGGAAAAATTCATTCCCTTATAGCTTTGTTTGGATGTTTGTATCGTTTGCTGTTGTTTCATGATAATACACGACCATAACGCAACTACACCAAATCaatcgttacataaagtgacgcATTTcttcgttacgtaacgacggatttaacgatataatacaataaaatttatgtaacaataacataatataataggtaacaaccatccaaacaggCTGTTAGTTGTAATCATTATTAACTTATGAGCTTCGCTTACCCATCAGAATACTCACCTTTAATCTAGGAGAAGCACCAAATTTTATGAAACTATCTTTTACACAGTTCATGAGCTAGAGAATGTAGCATATAATTTTTGCTACACACGAAAGAGATGATTTGACCTACTCCTTTTCTGAATTATATTGTAACAATAAGATTCAATGTAGCCAATTGCATATAACATACCATAAGATTTTGCGTATCTTAAATTCTAGAAAGTTTCTggtataacaaaattaattagcTCTTACTttctccggtccacaataagtgatcaatttgcctttttattttggtccaaaataagtgtccatttatataatcaagaaaaaattcaattgttTTTCCAAACTTACCCTTATGTATGTATCCCTAAAAAGTCTTTTACTCCTAACATTAAATTATGATGCaacatttaattaagggtagtttagtcagaCTAACAATTTTTGTCTAGATTTTAGTATTTCCTTAACGGGTGTGCCCAAGGCAAATTGGTCACTTAGAGCCTGTTTGGAAAGCCATCTCGGAATTGGATTTGGGTGTAATTGTATGTAATTACACAGTTTGGCATGTTTGTTTGGCCAACTAATTACTTGGTCAATATGGAATTGGGTATAATTGGAGGAATgcaattacactctccaattctcacgGGGATGTGAGAATTGATGATAATTACACTGTGTAATTACAGGGTTGCTTtttagtttcttttctttttgtttttattttaatttcttttctttataactttttatttctattatcttacttttactttttaaattcttttgaaattttaaaatttatttttctttgtatatTATTTATCTATCTTTACTTCTTATGATTCCATTAAttgcttatttttatttattatttattttattattctatttctTGAAACTACACCTGCTAATATTAGGActaatgagtcattaacaaacttggcatataatgagtgatgCAATTAAAGTGGAATTTCTTTGTTGAATGTGgttataaacttattatgtttccTAATCTTAAGTTGTAGCGGAGTTTACcattattatgttggaatttgacatatgttaaactatttttttttttgaatttttaaattgTGTCATATTCATGATTtcaatttacttgttttagtagtaTTGACTCACATCgcattttgtttatttttttagttagaattgataaattagttttgtcaaacatttgaataatgttatgacattatatttataaatattaatttatttgatcaaacatgaattccatgatgttcttataaaatatgtttttagtttttgtaagtatctaaactaaatattattaagTTGGaacatatataaattatttttacaatattagttataaatatatgattactaattaatgtatattcacgaaaaaatatatatcttaaataccaaatataatatcatttatacttataaaaatgtataggcatatatttattatattaacttttagttttgataattacttcatttaaaatttaatctaattgCGTAATTATACTTGTGCAACCAAATAGTA includes the following:
- the LOC107769639 gene encoding putative lysophospholipase BODYGUARD 3; translated protein: MAAFKENARSSLILAGKVLNEAISFLVFTVLDILDFLLCYTYKVIDFIIEAEWKPCYCSSTKEAITSSGTILVSEQGESKIVCLTSSSKLHLEEISDTLYTRPSLVSEVSKSTVNELKRRKLDNAAVIQQSCERLKNGSVRSTFTVNSTIVEMLQGKIGGQKSHDLNPRWSDCDCKTCNSWSSSSKDSLFVRVDGSKENVQEDVIFIHGFISSSAFWTETLFPNFSKAAKSKYRLFAVDLLGFGRSPKPNDSLYTIREHLDMIEKSVLEPYKVKSFHIVAHSLGCILALALAVKYPGSVKSLTLIAPPYFPAPKGEQATQYMMRRVAPRRVWPPIAFGSSIACWYEHVSRTICLVICKNHRLWEFLTKLITRNRIKTYLIEGFCCHTHNAAWHTLHNIICGTAGKIEGYLDIVRNRLKCEVTVFHGEDDELIPVECSYNVQSRIPRAHVKVVEKKDHITIVVGRQRSFARELEEIWRNSTG